From the Flavobacterium gyeonganense genome, the window GCCAAATATTCACGAACATATAAATCTAAATATAGAGGATTATGTTCTGGTAAATAGCCAATAGAACGCTGGACCTCTTTTGTATTTGCCAAAACATCCTGGCCATTTACTAAAGCTGAGCCATCATCTGCAAGTAAATAAGTGGTCAAAATCTTCATTAAAGTAGATTTTCCGGCACCATTTGGACCAAGAAATCCAACTATTTCCCCTTTTTGAATCGAGAATGAAATAGCATCTAATGCTTTTTGAGTTCCGTAACTTTTTGATATGTTGTTTACTTCTATCGACATGACTTTTTATTTACTGCAAAAATAAACAGAAATAGTATCGGTTGCTAAATTTTGTTCTTTATTGAACTTAATTAAATTGAAAATTTAAAAGGTTGGCCTTAAAAAACAGAAAACAATAATGAAAACGAAAGCCTTTGATTTAGCCCCGATAGGAACGACATCCTTTTTCTGGCTCCTTTAGCCGGAAAAAGATATAGTGAATAGCGGGAGAGGTTTTATACTAATGAAGATGTCTCTGCTTCAAAAAAAATGCCAACAAAGTGAAGCCGGAACGAATCATAACTACAAGAGTCCGACTTCACCTGTTGACAATAAAACAAGAAATTATTTAAAAGGCATTATAAACTTACAGGATATTCGATTGCAGCTCTCATTTCCTGAGCGGCTGTAACCATTGCAATTAAAGCTTTTTTTGTTTCATCCCAATGGCGTGTTTTAAGACCGCAATCCGGATTAACCCATAACTGATCTACGGGAATTACCGCTGAAGCTTTCTCTAGCAATTTCACCATTTCTTCGCTTGAAGGAACACGCGGCGAGTGAATATCGTAAACTCCCGGTCCAATTTCGTTTGGATAGTTAAAATCTGCAAAAGCATCTAATAGTTCCATTTGAGAGCGGGAACATTCAATAGTGATAACGTCAGCGTCCATATCAGCAATGTTTTGAATGATATCATTGAACTCGCTGTAACACATGTGTGTGTGAATTTGCGTATCATCATTTACACCGGAAGCAGAAATTCTAAATGCTTTTACAGCCCAGTCTAAATAGGTTGCCCATTCTTCTTTTCGCAATGGCAAACCTTCACGAATGGCAGGCTCATCAATTTGAATAATTTTGATTCCGGCTTTTTCCAAATCCACAACTTCATCACGAATTGCCAAAGCAATCTGGGTACAGGTTTCAGAACGTGGCTGATCGTTGCGAACGAATGACCATTGCATGATGGTTACAGGTCCTGTCAACATTCCTTTTACCCATTTTGGAGTCAAAGATTGTGCATATTTCGACCATTTTACTGTCATTGGGTTTGGTCTTGAAACGTCTCCGTAAATAACAGGAGGTTTTACACAGCGGCTTCCGTAACTTTGTACCCAGCCGTTTTTGGTAAACGTAAATCCGGCTAATTGTTCGCCAAAATATTCCACCATATCGTTGCGCTCAAATTCGCCGTGAACTAAAACGTCGATTCCGGTTTCTTCCTGAAAACGAATGGTAGCTTCCGTTTCTTTTTCGATTAAATCATTGTATTGTTCGGCGGTCAATTCTCCTTTTTTGAATTTGGCTCTCCAGCTTCTCACTTCAGTTGTCTGAGGAAAAGATCCAATGGTGGTGGTTGGGAATAAAGGCAGTTTTAAAGCTTCAATCTGGCTTTTTCTGCGGACAGCAAAATTATTTTTGCGTTTATCATCAGAAGCCGTAATGTTGGCAACACGCTTTTTTACTTCGTCATTATGAATTAATTTTGAGGTTTTGCGGTTTTCGTTTGCCACTATATTTCTTTCATAATCAGCTGATAATTTAACGTCAACTTCTTTTGAAGCAAATTGTTTCAACAATACAATTTCGTTGATTTTTTGTTTTGCGAAAGCCAGCCATTGTTTGATTTCCGGCGTTAATGTCTGATTGTTTGTTTCTAAATCCAAATCGCAAGGACTGTGAATTAAGGAGCAGGACGGAGCAACTAAAATCCTGTTTTCTCCCAATACAGCCGTTGCTTTTTGGATTAATTCTAACGATTTTACAAAATCATTTTTCCAGATATTTCTTCCATCTACAACTCCTAAAGAAAGATTTACGTTTGAAGCTAATTTTCCGGATTCTAAAATATCATCTAATTGTAAAGGGCAACGAACTAAATCTAAATGGAGAGTATCAACCGGAAGAGCCAAAGCGGTTTCTATATTTTCTCCAAAACAGTCAAAGTAATTCGCTAAAACAACTTTAAGTTTTGGAAACCGATTATTGATTTCGTTGTACACTTTTGTGAAAGCGCTTCTCTCTTTATCAGTTAAATTTAAAGCTAAGAAGGGCTCGTCAAATTGAATATATTCAGCATTTTCTGCTTGTAATCTCTCCAGGATTTCAAAATAAACCGGAAGCAGTTTATCCAGAAGATCAATTCGGTGAAAACCTTCTTCTTTCTCTTTTCCTAATAATAAATAAGAAACAGGCCCGATTAAAACAGGTTTTGTTTTCACGCCTATATCTTTCGCTTCTTTAAATTCATGGACTATTTTTTCTGAAAACAATTCGAATTTTTGGTTTTTTGTGAATTCAGGAACGATGTAATGGTAGTTGGTGTCAAACCATTTGGTCATTTCCATCGCAACAACATCCTGGCCGTTTTTTTGTGCTCCTCTTGCCATAACAAAATACAAGTCAAGCGATGAATTTGATTTAGCGAATTCATAGTAACGTTCCGGAATGGCCCCAACTGTCAAAGTTAAATCCAAGACCTGATCGTAAAACGAAAAATCATTTGACGGAATCAGATCAACTCCTGTATCCGATTGTAATTTCCAGTTTTTAAGACGGATTTCTTTTCCGGTGTCAATCAGTTCATCAGCTGAAATTTTTCCCGCCCAGTACAATTCAGAGGCTTTTTTTAGTTCTCTGTTGCTGCCAATTCTTGGGTAACCTAAATTATTTGTCTTCATTGTGCTTCAGTATTTTTTACTAAACAAATATACATTTATGGTTTTTAAAACTTATATTTGAGTATTATTTAAGTAAATTGATTTTTAAAAATGCCTTTTTAAAGATTATATTACTGATGAATTATTGAAAAACGATTTCTAACCGTAAAAATTACTATGGAAAATTTAGATAAAACCGATTTGTTGATCCTAAAACACTTACAGGAAAACTCAAATATCAACACAAAAGATCTCGCCAGTAAATTATTTCTGACAGTGACACCAGTTTATGAACGTATAAAAAGGTTAGAACGTGATGGTTACATTACAAAATATGTTGCGCTTCTGGACAGAAAAAAATGAATCGGGGGATGATTGTTTTTTGCAATGTGCGGTTAAAAGAACACGCAAAAAATGTGGGAAGTAATTTTGTAAAAGATATTGTAGCACTTCCTGAAATTATAGAATGTTATAATATTGCCGGTGATTATGATTTTATGCTAAAGATTCTGGTACAGGATATGGCTAGTTATCAGGATTTTGTAATGAATAAATTGTCAACGATAGAAAATATCGGAAATACGAATAGTATTTTTGTAATGGGCGAAATCAAACATAGCACGGCACTGGAGTTTTAATCATTATAAAATCGTAAAATAAAATGTATTTTTGAAGTTTAGATCAGTAATCTAAATCATAAATCCACAATCTGAAATCATAATGAACTGGGAACAACTTTTATCTCTTAAAAAACAAGGTGACACAAGCAAAAGATTACGTATAGAACAAGATGATACGCGTTTAGGTTTTGAGGTCGATTATGACCGAATCATCTTTTCGTCTGCATTTCGGTCTCTGCAGGATAAAACACAGGTGATTCCGCTTTCTAAAACAGATTTTGTGCATACCAGATTGACGCATAGTTTAGAAGTTTCAGTTGTAGGACGTTCCTTAGGACGCCTGGTTGGGAAAAAAATTATAGAGAAGTACCCTTATTTAAAAGAAGTTCACGGTTATCATATGAATGATTTCGGAGCCATTGTGGCTGCGGCTTCGTTGGCCCATGATATCGGGAATCCGCCATTTGGACATTCTGGTGAAAAAGCTATTGGAGAATATTTCTCAAGTGGAAAAGGATTAAGATACAAAGATAAACTTACTGCAAAACAGTGGCAGGACCTGATTGATTTTGAAGGAAATGCCAATGGATTTTCGGTCCTAACCGGAAGCCGCCCTGGAATAGAAGGCGGGCTTAGAATTTCGTATGCAACTCTTGGCGCTTTTATGAAATATCCAAAAGAAAGCCTTCCTAAAAAACCGACTAATAATATTGCCGATAAAAAATACGGTTTCTTTCAGGCGGATAAAGTTTTCTTTCAGGAAGTTGCAGAAGATATGGGCTTGATTTCGAACAAAGAAGAGGGAGATATTGGCTTTGAAAGACATCCTCTTGCCTATCTGGTTGAAGCGGCAGACGATATCTGTTATACCATAATTGATTTTGAAGATGGCATAAATTTAGGTTTGGTTTCTGAAGATTATGCTTTAGAATACCTCATCAAACTGGTAAAAGATAATATAGGTGTTGATAAATACAATTTATTAGAAACCAAAGAAGACCGAATCAGTTATCTTCGTGCTTTGGCGATTGGAGCTTTGATTAATGATGCTGTAGAAGTTTTTATTGAAAACGAAGAAGAAATCCTGGCAGGAAATTTCCCTTTTGCCTTAACAGATAAAAGCAAATATAAGGCACAGATGAATGATATTATCAAACTAAGTATCGATAAAATCTACCAAAGCCGTGAAGTAATTGAGAAAGAAATTGTAGGCTATCAAATAATTCAGACTTTGCTGGATAAATTTATTACCGCTTTTAATAACAAATATGAAGGAACTGCTTCAAATTACGATAAATTAATCCTGAAGATGCTTCCTGAAAAACATCATTTGGAAAAAGGTAATTTATATGAGCGTCTGCTTCATATTTGTCACTACGTTTCCCTTTTAACGGATGGAAATGCGTTAGAATTATATGAAATGATTAACGGCAGAAAAAAAGTTAATCCATTTTAAAAAGCATATACAAGGCCAACACCCAGAACTTGTCTTAATTGCATTCTTGGTCCATCATCAATTTGTGATTTTGAACCTGAGACAGGGTCAACAACATCTTTTTTAGTTTTAATATCATCGTCATAAACGAGATGAACACCAATATTTGCTTTTACATAAGCATTAACCACAAGATCTAAACGAGTATCATAATCGATATCAACATTTCCAAAGCGGTTTAAATAATCAGTATATAAAGTCAGTCTGTTTTCGTAAAAAACATTTTTGTAAATCTCGCTTTTCATGTAGCCTGTAAATAAGATACCGAACTCAGCTTTTACTTTCTGGCCTTCTTCAATTAAAATTTGGTTATTAGGGTCAAGAGGGTCGGTAGCATAAACCGCTTTTTTAACACCAAAAGCTCCCTGATCTGCTAAATCCTGATCTAATACTAAAGTGGTTTTTAACGTGATTGGGGAGAAATAAAAGGTTCTGTTCTTTTTCTTATCTGAATTTTCTGCTCCGGCTCCCAGAAAGATATAAGCGGGAGCAAAAGGTTTAGAGATTGCTACATCCCTGTTTGGATATCGGTAACCGTTGGTAAACTGAGTATTGAAATTGAATTTTGCGGAATAAAACCAATTAGAGATAGTATCTTTTCTAAAACCATAAGTGGAGTTAAACTGGATAGCATCATCCGTTTTTCTTAGTTCGGTACCATCTTGTTTATTCATTCCGTATTTTACAATAAGTTCATTAAACCATTTATGATTGTCTTTATTGTAGGTTCTGGTAAACTCGCCCTTAAAAAGTCCTGAAACAGAACTTGTTCCCCCTGCACTCCAGTTAACAAACGCAATTTCTGAAATATCAAAACCAAGTTTGTTTTTTTTAGTCCAGTTAGAAGGAGGTGGGGCTATTTGCCCAGGATCTAATGTCGTTCTGATAATTTGAGAAAAACTGTTAGCTGTAAATAAAATAATGAATAAAAAAAGGGTAGAGCGGAGTAATTTCATTATGTTTAACTTTTAATTTCTTTTCGGCCGTGCAAAATACTTATTTTATAATTTTTTAAAAAGATTTACAAGACTTTTAACGTCAATTTTGCAAAAATGTTGTTGCTCAATTACTGTGCCATGTTCGATGAAAATGTCCGGAATACCCAAAATTTCTATTTTCTTCACAAAATTATTTGCTGTTGCATATTCTAAAACCGCACTTCCCAAACCACCAATTTTTGTGCCGTCCTCAATAGTAATGATATTATCAAAAGAAGCTAATATTTTGTCTAACAAATCATTGTCTAAAGGTTTTATAAAAGGAAAATCGTAATGGGCAATTGTTTGAGGATTTTCTAATTCTTTTAAGGCAGCAATTACATTATTTCCAATCGCACCGGTAGATAAAACAGCTGTTTTTGTTCCGTCTTTTAAACAATTTGCTTTTCCAATCGGGACAGTATTGTAATGTCCGAAATTTTCTTTTCCCCAGTTTGGCAAAACACCACGACCACGCGGATATCGAATTGCTATTGGATGATCTAATCCCAACTGGACAGTATACAAAATATTTTGAAGGGCAATTTCATTAATTGGCGCATAAATAATCATATTAGGGATCGCTCTTAAATAAGCAATATCATAAGCACCATGATGAGTTGCTCCGTCTTCGCCAACCAGACCGGCTCTGTCTAAACAAAAAATAACCGGTAAATTTTGTAAAGCAACGTCATGAATTACCTGATCATAAGCACGTTGTAAAAAAGTAGAATAGATATTGCAATATACAATCATGCCTTGTGTTGCCATTCCGGCAGCAAGTGTCACAGCATGCTGTTCGGCAATTCCAACGTCAAAAGCACGTTCAGGAATTTCATCCATCATGAATTTTAAAGAACTTCCTGATGGCATCGCAGGGGTTATTCCAATGATTTTTTCGTTTTTTTTGGCTAAATCTAAAATAGTCAATCCAAAAACATCCTGATATTTTGGAGGCAGATTCTCTTCAGATTTTAAATGAATTTCTCCAGTTAATGCATCAAATTTTCCCGGCGCATGATATTTCACCTGATTCTCTTCAGCCTGCTGCAGACCTTTTCCTTTTGTGGTAACAATATGAAGGAACTTTGGCCCTTTTGTCTTTTTTAAACGATTTAATTCTTTTATTAATAACGGAAGATCATGCCCGTCTATTGGACCTGAATAATCAAAATTTAAAGATTTGATGATGTTATTTTGTTTCGGATTTTTTCCGTTTTTAACCGCTGTCAGATATTTTTTTAAAGCTCCGACACTGGGATCGATTCCGATTGCATTATCGTTTAATATGACCAGAATATTAGCATCTGTAACTCCGGCATGGTTTAAACCTTCAAATGCCATTCCGCTTGCGATTGAAGCATCGCCAATTACTGCAATGTGTTCTTTGTCAAAATCGCCTTTTAATTTAGAAGCAATCGCCATTCCGAGTGCCGCAGAAATTGATGTTGAAGAGTGCCCAACGCCAAAAGGATCATAAATACTTTCGTCTCTTTTTGGAAATCCCGAAACGCCGCCAAGCTGTCTGTTGGTGTGAAAATTTTCTCTTCTTTTGGTCAAAATTTTATGCCCGTAAGCCTGATGTCCAACATCCCAAACTAATAAATCATCAGGAGTGTTAAAGACGTAATGCAATGCAATTGTAAGTTCTACCACGCCTAAACTGGCGCCCAAATGTCCTTCTTTTACCGAAACCACCTCAATAATAAATTGACGTAATTCCTGAGCAACTTGTACAAGCTGCTCTTCTTTTAAGAGGCGTAAATCGGCGGGATTGTAGATACCTGAAAGTAAATTGCTTTTCATTGTAAGGATAAAAAGCAAATTTACGGTTTTAAATTTAATTTTTTTGGATGAGTCTTATTTCAAAAAAAGAGGAACAGAATATTGCATTTTGATTTTTTTTCCGTTGAATTCTCCTGGTTTCCATTTAGGGCATAAGCTGAGAACTCTGATTATTTCTTTCTCCACAGAATCTTCAACTGCCGGCGAACATTCAAGAAGTGAAACTGTACCATTTTTTTCTACTGCAAATGCGAGATTAAGATTAATTTTCCAATAACTTGCACCCTCCGGTTTTTTATATTCTTTCATGAAAAAATTGTGAAACTGTTCGATTCCACCGGGGAATTCTGCATTGATCTGAGATGGAATTTCTCCAGTAGGGGTAGCTTTAATCATGGTTTTTGCAGAGCTGTTTTTCTCATTCTTCGTTTTCTCAGACTGCAGGGTTTTATTTTCTTTAGATGTTACAGATTTTACAAGATTTTCCCTTGCTGGTGATGAAAGGGAATGATTAGGGGTGTTTTTGAGAGAAGTTGTTTTAGATGGAATAACTTCTTCTTTATTAATTTCAATATTTTTTTCAGGAAGTTCCAAGTCATCTTTTTTTGATAGCTGAGAGGAGTGAGGAATCGGTTTGGATTTGTTGATATTATGCGTTTCTGTATCAACGACTTCAATTTCGTTATTTTGTTTTTTGTTGTTTTTATCGGTACAGCCACACAAAGGTTTGCTAATGAAAAGAATAAAAAATATAAAAAATATTTTATAATAGTATGTCTGTATGTATAAAATGAGATTTGGATTTTGGACTGTCATCTTATTTCGGTTTTCATTAAAGGATTTTGGGATTGTTATTTTACAATTACTTTTCATTATTGAAATGATATTGGTAAACTATATTTGGTTCGTGTTTTTTTTACCATTTTGTTCTCCCGATTGCCATTTGGGATACAATTTTAAAACATGTGTTATTTCTGCTTCTATTTTTGGTTCTGCCTTTTTTGGGAATTCAAATGATGACAGGGAACCATCCTTTTCTATTATAAACGAAACTATAATTCTGGACTTTGGACTTTCGATTTCTTCAGGAAGTTTAAGTTCGTTTACTAAAAACTGATAAAAATTATTAATCCCACCAGGATAATATGGAGTTGTTTCAATTGCAGCTCCTGTGATATAAATATCTGCTTCTACAATAGAATCTTGCAAAATTGTTTTTGATGAAGATTTGTTGTCGTTACCATATGTTGTTTCTCCACAATCTGTAGGTGTTGGTTTTACAAATTTGACACGAGTGTTTTTTTGTGAAACTGAGACTTCAATGGATTCGCTATTTTCTGATGGTATTTTTTCGCTGTTGTTTTGTTGTGATTTGTTATCCTCAACAACTTCAATCTTATCAATTTTCTTTTTGTTTCCATCTTTATCGGCACAGCTAAACAAGCTTGTTCCCATCACAATAAACAATGCCAGTAAAAATATTTTATGATAATGCGTTTGAGAATATAAAATGCGATCCGGAATTTGAATAGTAATAGAATCTAATTGTGATTTTTTAAATCTGCCGCAAATACTTGCATTTTGATTTTGAATAAAGAAACGCTGAATTTCATTCGGAAGCATGGCAGTAAAATCAACCACCGTTTTAGAACAGTTCATACAGAAACGGCCATTATCCTTTGGCGTCATCTTGTCCCAGTTTTCCTGGCAAGGTTCCGATATGGTGATTTTGTAATTTCTTTCCATGCTTGAATTTGAGGATTTAAAAGTAATAAAAATAAAGTGGAAAAGTCCTATTTTTGCAGTTATGATAAATCCTTTCACCGACGAATATTTTATGAAAAAAGCTTTGCAAGAAGCTGAAATGGCTTTTAATAAAGGCGAGATTCCTGTTGGAGCTGTGATTGTTGTGGCTGATAAAGTGATTGCAAGCAGTCATAATTTAACGGAATTGTTAAACGATGTTACAGCACATGCCGAAATGCAGTCGATAACCGCAGCAGCAAATTTTCTGGGAGGGAAATATTTAAAGGATTGCACGCTGTATGTTACTCTGGAACCTTGTCAGATGTGTACCGGTGCGTTGTACTGGAGCCAGATTTCAAAAATTGTTTTTGGAGCCAGAGATGAACAGAGAGGTTTTATGGCTATGGGAACAAAACTGCATCCCAAA encodes:
- the metE gene encoding 5-methyltetrahydropteroyltriglutamate--homocysteine S-methyltransferase, with translation MKTNNLGYPRIGSNRELKKASELYWAGKISADELIDTGKEIRLKNWKLQSDTGVDLIPSNDFSFYDQVLDLTLTVGAIPERYYEFAKSNSSLDLYFVMARGAQKNGQDVVAMEMTKWFDTNYHYIVPEFTKNQKFELFSEKIVHEFKEAKDIGVKTKPVLIGPVSYLLLGKEKEEGFHRIDLLDKLLPVYFEILERLQAENAEYIQFDEPFLALNLTDKERSAFTKVYNEINNRFPKLKVVLANYFDCFGENIETALALPVDTLHLDLVRCPLQLDDILESGKLASNVNLSLGVVDGRNIWKNDFVKSLELIQKATAVLGENRILVAPSCSLIHSPCDLDLETNNQTLTPEIKQWLAFAKQKINEIVLLKQFASKEVDVKLSADYERNIVANENRKTSKLIHNDEVKKRVANITASDDKRKNNFAVRRKSQIEALKLPLFPTTTIGSFPQTTEVRSWRAKFKKGELTAEQYNDLIEKETEATIRFQEETGIDVLVHGEFERNDMVEYFGEQLAGFTFTKNGWVQSYGSRCVKPPVIYGDVSRPNPMTVKWSKYAQSLTPKWVKGMLTGPVTIMQWSFVRNDQPRSETCTQIALAIRDEVVDLEKAGIKIIQIDEPAIREGLPLRKEEWATYLDWAVKAFRISASGVNDDTQIHTHMCYSEFNDIIQNIADMDADVITIECSRSQMELLDAFADFNYPNEIGPGVYDIHSPRVPSSEEMVKLLEKASAVIPVDQLWVNPDCGLKTRHWDETKKALIAMVTAAQEMRAAIEYPVSL
- a CDS encoding deoxyguanosinetriphosphate triphosphohydrolase encodes the protein MNWEQLLSLKKQGDTSKRLRIEQDDTRLGFEVDYDRIIFSSAFRSLQDKTQVIPLSKTDFVHTRLTHSLEVSVVGRSLGRLVGKKIIEKYPYLKEVHGYHMNDFGAIVAAASLAHDIGNPPFGHSGEKAIGEYFSSGKGLRYKDKLTAKQWQDLIDFEGNANGFSVLTGSRPGIEGGLRISYATLGAFMKYPKESLPKKPTNNIADKKYGFFQADKVFFQEVAEDMGLISNKEEGDIGFERHPLAYLVEAADDICYTIIDFEDGINLGLVSEDYALEYLIKLVKDNIGVDKYNLLETKEDRISYLRALAIGALINDAVEVFIENEEEILAGNFPFALTDKSKYKAQMNDIIKLSIDKIYQSREVIEKEIVGYQIIQTLLDKFITAFNNKYEGTASNYDKLILKMLPEKHHLEKGNLYERLLHICHYVSLLTDGNALELYEMINGRKKVNPF
- a CDS encoding DUF3078 domain-containing protein is translated as MKLLRSTLFLFIILFTANSFSQIIRTTLDPGQIAPPPSNWTKKNKLGFDISEIAFVNWSAGGTSSVSGLFKGEFTRTYNKDNHKWFNELIVKYGMNKQDGTELRKTDDAIQFNSTYGFRKDTISNWFYSAKFNFNTQFTNGYRYPNRDVAISKPFAPAYIFLGAGAENSDKKKNRTFYFSPITLKTTLVLDQDLADQGAFGVKKAVYATDPLDPNNQILIEEGQKVKAEFGILFTGYMKSEIYKNVFYENRLTLYTDYLNRFGNVDIDYDTRLDLVVNAYVKANIGVHLVYDDDIKTKKDVVDPVSGSKSQIDDGPRMQLRQVLGVGLVYAF
- a CDS encoding 1-deoxy-D-xylulose-5-phosphate synthase; the encoded protein is MKSNLLSGIYNPADLRLLKEEQLVQVAQELRQFIIEVVSVKEGHLGASLGVVELTIALHYVFNTPDDLLVWDVGHQAYGHKILTKRRENFHTNRQLGGVSGFPKRDESIYDPFGVGHSSTSISAALGMAIASKLKGDFDKEHIAVIGDASIASGMAFEGLNHAGVTDANILVILNDNAIGIDPSVGALKKYLTAVKNGKNPKQNNIIKSLNFDYSGPIDGHDLPLLIKELNRLKKTKGPKFLHIVTTKGKGLQQAEENQVKYHAPGKFDALTGEIHLKSEENLPPKYQDVFGLTILDLAKKNEKIIGITPAMPSGSSLKFMMDEIPERAFDVGIAEQHAVTLAAGMATQGMIVYCNIYSTFLQRAYDQVIHDVALQNLPVIFCLDRAGLVGEDGATHHGAYDIAYLRAIPNMIIYAPINEIALQNILYTVQLGLDHPIAIRYPRGRGVLPNWGKENFGHYNTVPIGKANCLKDGTKTAVLSTGAIGNNVIAALKELENPQTIAHYDFPFIKPLDNDLLDKILASFDNIITIEDGTKIGGLGSAVLEYATANNFVKKIEILGIPDIFIEHGTVIEQQHFCKIDVKSLVNLFKKL
- a CDS encoding nucleoside deaminase yields the protein MINPFTDEYFMKKALQEAEMAFNKGEIPVGAVIVVADKVIASSHNLTELLNDVTAHAEMQSITAAANFLGGKYLKDCTLYVTLEPCQMCTGALYWSQISKIVFGARDEQRGFMAMGTKLHPKTTVVSGIMANEAADLMKRFFIERRK